atgcacagagctgtgtttgcgAGGCTCACAGCTGACTGCAGGCGACAGCTTCATACCATAGGGATAAAGAGTGGAGACtagggtggctacaaagatgatttcTGCCATGCTTTCCCCTCCCACTCTCACAACTATGGTGGAGATTGCACATGGGAAAAGAAACTCCTTGGCAGCTCCACCTGCACTGGGACCAAGAGAGAGGCACCGCTGATGTGTCTCCGTGTGTTCACTGGGGTCCAGGTGGAGAATCTGCTGATCCCAGATACACTCCAGGGAGCTGGTACCACAGAACTGAACATGCTGGACGTGGAGAAACCAGTGCTCTATCGGAGTGGGAGCTGCCCACTGGGAAATCTCCACCTGCACCCCCTCGTCGCCCTCAGGAATTATCTCTTTGGAAGCAATGTCCTCTCgcagtggcacagcaggaacagagaTCCTGCCATTGAGAGGCCCCGTCTCACCACCACAATTTCCACCATCGCCCATCCTGGGGTGTCATGAAGGCAACAAGGGCCCATCCATGACCACCAGAGCATTGGCCAGCAGCAAGGGAGCTGATCCCATCTCAGGGGATCGGATCtcagggagcaaagcatccaTGGGTCACGTCACCCAATTTTACAAttgggaagggtttggggggcttcTGTCTGCTTTGTAAACAGAACCCTGGGAGCCCTGTCCGGCTCGGTGGGTCTGTACATTGTCGGGGTCGGGCTTTGGCTGCCGGGGGGAGCTGTGAGTGGCTGAGCCAAGGTGGGGCGCATGGGCAAGGCTGGCCGGCGGGCGTGCCTGTGACGCGCTCTGGCACCTGTGACATCAGAAGGGACGAGTCCCCACAGGGCGGTATACAaggggcaccagcagcagcgctgccccagTCCGGCCTGGGCCAGCGGTGAGTGCGCAGGCGGGGGGAGGCTGGGCTGAACGGAGGCCGGGGCAGAAACGCGGCCCCCGGGGGTGGGTTCTTACCCTGCATGGAGGGCCCGGCCGCTCGCGGGAGCACCTTGGCCAGGgcacggagccgccgccgccggggctggggcagcccttgctgcctcccagctgcctcggccccgctcctacctgccccagctccctgcggcccccagccccgctcgcCCTGCCCCGCCAgtcccctccctcccacccagccccactgagccccttctctcccttctcctgcaggccATGGCTATCATGGacattttctttgtgctttggCAAATTCTTACCCTGAACGTGCAGTCAGTTGGCGATGAGCTGGATGAGGAGACGCGTGAGCGCATGGAGCAGCGTGCAGAGATGCTGAGCCGGGAGATGActcggctgtggcaggagacagaggagatgagccaggagcAGTGGAGCCCAGAGCAGATGTACCAGCAGCAGACGAACCAGGAGCAGAGCGGCATtccctgggcatccctgctcctctctgccttgcagcactggcagcGCTGGGCCATTGCTGGAGTCCTGTTCCTGCACTTTGGGCTCCGCTGGTGGCTCAGAAAATGGAGCCGTGAGccagagagggaagaggagagctCTGACAGCGacgtggaggaggaggaatgggAAGAACAGAATAATGATGCAAATGAAGCCCAAGAAGAGAATGATGGTGCAAATGAAGCCCAAGAAGAGAATGAAGGTGCAAATGAAGCCCAAGAAGAGAACGATGATGCAAATGAAGCCCAAGAAGAGAATGATGGTGCAAATGAAGCCCAAGAAGAGAATGAAGGTGCAAACGAAGCCCAAGAAGTGAATGAAGGTGGAAACGAAGCCCAAGAAGAGAATGATGGCGCAAATGACCCGGAAAGGTTTCCTGAGGAGCACCTAGAGTGGCCAGTTCAGCACCTGGACAGAGATTGCAAGTCTGTGAGGGCCCTTATGGAAATCTTCATTCATGTCTTCCAGCATTTCTTCTCAAATACTAGTTTCGTAGTGCTGGAAAAAGCCATCGAGGTGGGAAGCGCCTTCGAAGGTTGGAGTCCCCGTGAGGAAGACATCACCTACCGCGTGCTCATGCCCCTGAAGCCCCCACGTGGACACATCTTCCATCTGGAGCCGGGCCCCGTGTCGCCCATGAGGAACTTTCGCATCCGCGTGGAGTTGGTGTGTACCTGCGGGAtggagcagccagcaggaccGACACCTTGCTTCCTCCACGACCCCgaagaggagcagaggaggaatgagGGCCCCAGCATCCTACAGGACCTCTGCACTGACTCCTACCTAgatgtgcagaaaactgctCTCTATTTCCAGATTTTCGTGAGACGTTCCTGGAGGGCTCTGCCTCTTTCAGCCATACGCCGTCTAACAATGCTGCCCTCTGAGCGCTCCTGCAAATTCCGGGTGACACAACGCCGGGGGAAAAGGATTTTAATTGAGTTGCTTTTTGGAGTGCAGGAAGGCAACTCCGACATCTTCCTGAGCAGCCAGTATACAGAGGCTGCCTACACCCCAAGCACAATGTGGCCAGAGAGCTACGCTGTGGCAGAGATTAAGTTCTTCAGGCATATCgccagccaggcacagcccgACAGCTTCCACCTCagatgcctgcagctctgcgcCCGCAGCCTGCTGGGCAGAGACTTTTCCACCCATACATTGAAGACGGTTGTGATGCACCTGCTGACCATCATGCCCCTGTCAGAATGGCACAGGAGGCATTTCTTGGAGCGGCTGGAGGACATCATGGGGtacctgcagagctgtgtggagAAGAGATGCCTCAACCACTTCTTCATTGGCAATGACAACGTGCCTGAGGAGATCATCTTGCCCCCTGAATTGCGAATGGCTGAACCACTCAACCTCTTCCAGCACCTGGTGCAGGATCCTGATGCCCATGAGAACGCACTGGTTGAGTTTGAGGAGCTGCGACATCGGCTTCGTATACTGGTTCTCCACGGA
Above is a window of Caloenas nicobarica isolate bCalNic1 chromosome 5, bCalNic1.hap1, whole genome shotgun sequence DNA encoding:
- the LOC135989625 gene encoding inositol 1,4,5-trisphosphate receptor-interacting protein-like 1: MEQRAEMLSREMTRLWQETEEMSQEQWSPEQMYQQQTNQEQSGIPWASLLLSALQHWQRWAIAGVLFLHFGLRWWLRKWSREPEREEESSDSDVEEEEWEEQNNDANEAQEENDGANEAQEENEGANEAQEENDDANEAQEENDGANEAQEENEGANEAQEVNEGGNEAQEENDGANDPERFPEEHLEWPVQHLDRDCKSVRALMEIFIHVFQHFFSNTSFVVLEKAIEVGSAFEGWSPREEDITYRVLMPLKPPRGHIFHLEPGPVSPMRNFRIRVELVCTCGMEQPAGPTPCFLHDPEEEQRRNEGPSILQDLCTDSYLDVQKTALYFQIFVRRSWRALPLSAIRRLTMLPSERSCKFRVTQRRGKRILIELLFGVQEGNSDIFLSSQYTEAAYTPSTMWPESYAVAEIKFFRHIASQAQPDSFHLRCLQLCARSLLGRDFSTHTLKTVVMHLLTIMPLSEWHRRHFLERLEDIMGYLQSCVEKRCLNHFFIGNDNVPEEIILPPELRMAEPLNLFQHLVQDPDAHENALVEFEELRHRLRILVLHGR